The following nucleotide sequence is from Archangium lipolyticum.
CCGTGCCCGCGGGCAAGGGCCGGGTGCTGGAGGTGCGGGGCTACACGAACCTGCCCGGCGAGGGCGGCCGCGTGGTGGCCCTGGGGCGCTCGCGTCCCTTCGACGTGCCGGAGTCGGCCGAGACCGTGCGTCCGTCGGTGAATGTCGCCCTGCGCCGGGTGGATACCTATGCACGGCCGGGCAGCGCGAGTGGCGGGTGCGTGTCGCTCACGGAGGCTCGCGCGGGGCACACGGCGACGGTCCTGGAGGACGGCCGGGTGCTGCTGGCCGGGGGAATGCAGTCCGAAATGGGGCGCCCGACCTCCACGCTGTCCTCGGCGGAGCTCTTCGACCCGGTGACGGGCACGCTCGAGATGGCGCCGGAGCTGGGCACGGGGGAGGGGCGTGACTTCCAGACCTCGCCGCGTGCCTTCCACACCGCGACACGGCTCCCGGGCGGCAAGGTGCTGCTGGCGGGTGGACAGGTGGTGTCGGTGGAGGGCCTGATGACCGTGCGGAGCGCCCTGGTGCTGGATGTGGCGCGGCGGACGTACACGGGAGTGGAGCTGACGGCGGCGCGCAGTCACCACGCGGCCGCGGCGGACTCGGGCGGGCGCGTGCTGCTCGTCGGTGGCATGGACGTGGCGGGCAGGGCGGTGTCCGAGGCCGAGGGGTTCGACCCCGCGACCGGTCAGGTGTTCTCCGTGAGCACTCCGGTGTCTCGGATGGGCATGGGGGTGATGCCGGTGCGGGATGGGCGGAGCATCGCCGTGGTGGGAGGCTCGGATGGGCGGACGCTGAGCCCGGAGGTGCTGTTCTTCTCGTACGAGGGCGGCACCTTCGTTCCCTCGGGTGAGACCGGCCGGCTACGGGAGCCCCGTCGTGACGCCGCGCTCGTGCCGTTCGGCGGGGCGGAGCGGTTGCTCTACGTGGGGGGGCATGCCTCGGCGGATGGTTTGGAGAACGGGCGGATCCTGGCCTCCTCCGAGGTCGTCTCCGGGAGTGACGTGACGGCGGGGCCGC
It contains:
- a CDS encoding kelch repeat-containing protein; this encodes MAALGLVSACGPREALYEATLHTQACTGMPALEGVHYLRFRVTGAGMEPVERYVPVERGAAGVPAVPAGKGRVLEVRGYTNLPGEGGRVVALGRSRPFDVPESAETVRPSVNVALRRVDTYARPGSASGGCVSLTEARAGHTATVLEDGRVLLAGGMQSEMGRPTSTLSSAELFDPVTGTLEMAPELGTGEGRDFQTSPRAFHTATRLPGGKVLLAGGQVVSVEGLMTVRSALVLDVARRTYTGVELTAARSHHAAAADSGGRVLLVGGMDVAGRAVSEAEGFDPATGQVFSVSTPVSRMGMGVMPVRDGRSIAVVGGSDGRTLSPEVLFFSYEGGTFVPSGETGRLREPRRDAALVPFGGAERLLYVGGHASADGLENGRILASSEVVSGSDVTAGPQVFARSGICAVALPDGRVMTIGGRRSTSSGLLSDSHVEMLVPGKNGAAPGLLGLKPLERQRHQHTCTVLEDGSVLIAGGVDDSGNGWTTLGDLVIYTPVPLD